The Atribacterota bacterium genome includes the window GAGGTCGGAATACTTTTTCTTGACTTTCAATATTTTTTTTGCCAAAATGCGCATATGAGAAAGTATGAGGTGATTTTTAAAGCCCTGGCGGATCGTAAAAGACTCCGGTTGATGGTATTGCTCCTTAAGGAGCAAGAACAATTTTTCGTGTGTGAGCTGGCTAGTGCCCTTGGAGATAGTCCTTATAACCTTTCAAAGTACTTAAAGGAACTCAAGATGGTAGATTTGGTGGAAGAGGAACGAATGGGCAGAAGGGTTTTCTATCGGATAAAGCCGGCCGAAAATGACTTCGTAGAAAAGCTTTACCAGTTACTTTGGATGATTGAGGATGAAGAGCTTGAGGGTTTTCAGCAACAATTGAGACTTCGAAAGACTCTGCGAGGAGAAGATGAATGTGTTATCTGAGACGTTGAGGAAAGTGCGGGGAAATGAAAACTTGTTTTGGAGACGATAGAAGTTGATTTTCATGATTTGGTGTCAATCGTTGGTGAAGCAATAACCCCAAGATACAAATAAAAATGTTTTGTGACGCCTTTCAACACGCCGGTTCTGAAAGAAACCAAGTATTTTGGGGTGAATAATATAATTCGAAATATAAGCACCGAACAAGCTCTGAAAACCATCCAGAAGCCGGTAAAGGGAAGAGGCTGAAAAGATTTTTTTCATCAAAACAAAGGGGGACTCGGGATTCCAAAGAGTCCCCCTTTGTTTTGATGGTTATCAGGGAGAGTTCCGAATCGGGACTTTGCTCTGGTATAATCGTACCAGAGAGACGAAAAAACGAGTAAATTGGTTCTCGAACTGGTTCCCTTTCGAGATGAATGGGTAAAGTGAAGCTCAGAAAATCGTTCAGTCTTTTAAAATGTTTGGGTGATTCACCGTCCGATTCCCTCGGAAGGTTTTATTCTTTTGGATTACGCAGGTACAGTCTTAGTTAAGAAGCAAAGACGAGTGGTGACTGTTTCAGGGTGATTGCCGAACGTTTTCGAATTTTCCTCTTTGACCTCGACGGAGTAATCTGGCGGGGTGGAAAATTAATCTTGGATGCAAAAGAAGTGATAATGGAACTGCGAAAGATGGGCAAACTGGTCCGCTTTTTGACCAATAATCCTCGTTGGTCGAGAGCAGAAATCCGGGAAAGACTCGTTGCCTTTGGCGTTCTGGCTGAGTTGGAGGATGTCGTGACAGCGTCCTGGGCTACGGGTTGCTATCTGCGGGAGAAGGGATACAGGAACGGCTATATCCTTGGAAGCGATTCGCTCAAAGGGGAACTGGAAGCAATGGGGGTTACCGAAACAACACATGCTCCGGAAGTGGTGGTGGTGGGATACGATGAGCGCATTTCTTTTGGTGAGATCACCCGGGTGGTGCGCTTTATCGAGGACGGTGCAGAATTGGTTGCAACGAACCCCGATATGGCTTTCACCCTTCCCGAGGGGAAAGTGCCGGCTACTGGGGCTGTGGTAAAGGCGATTGAATCCATTACGGGCCGTAAAGCGACAGTCATTGGTAAACCTTCACCGTATATTTTCCAGCTCCTTTTCCGGGAATTGGGGGACATCGAACGAAACAACATCCTTCTGGTGGGTGATAGTATTGAAACTGATATTCAGGGTGCCCATGGAGTGGGAATTACGGGAGTTCTCTATGTAACGGAAGACACGGTTCTGCCTTGCCCCCAGAGTCCCGGTTATCCGGATATGGTGATTGTGCACCTTGGATGTATTATAGGAAGGGATCTTACACCACCCAAAAAACGGGCGGTGGGAATGCTGATTCGAAATCAAATAAATCAAGTTTTATGTGTTCGCCGCCGCGATAACCATCTTTGGTGTCTTCCCACTGGAAAAGCAGAAAACCATGAATCAGAAGAGGAGGCTGTGCATCGAGAATTACAGGAGGAATTGGGAATCGAAGTAAAAATACGAGGTTTACGGGCAGTATATTTGCAGGATCCAGCGCTTCATTTTCGCTATCCAAACGGGGATTGGTTCCATTTCGTGGTTTTTTTGTTTGAGGGCTTTTTTCAAGAGGGGAGTGTCCGTCCGTGTCCGGAGGAAGTAGAGGCGTGGGGATTTTTCCCCGAGGATGGTCTCCCTTCCCCCTTTTTTCATCTGCATCAGAAATGGATCCAGGAGATGAGTGGGAGGAATAAAGAAGTTGTGTTATAATTCTTTTAGTCGGGGCGTAGCGCAGCCTGGTTAGCGCACACGGTTCGGGACCGTGGTGTCGGCCGTTCAAATCGGCTCGCCCCGACCATATTTTTGTTGCAATTTCTGCTTTCCTCTATTGTAGGAGGGGTTTGTGGGGTAATGGTACTGAGGGTAAAAAAGACCTTTTTAGCAGGCTTTTGGAGCCCGGCACTACTTTTGCTCTATTCCCTTTCCCGCCGGAATTACCTTCTTTTTCATTCTATTGTTGAATTCTTAGCCATCTTTACCGGTTTTGCCATGTTTCTTTTTGCCGTGGCGGCTTCCTCCGTGAGCCGCAACACTGTGGTACAGAAGCTCGGGTGGCTATACCTTGGGGTGGCAAGTATCGATACCCTCCATACTCTCTCTTATAAGGGTATGGGTGTATTTCCAGGATATACGGCCAACCTCCCCACCCAGTTCTGGATTCTGGGTCGTTTGGTAGAATTCGGTGGCTTAGCCGTCATTGTCCTGTGGCTCCGGCACGTTTCGATAGGTGCACTGGCGTTAATGGTTTTTTCAGCAGCAATTGCTGGTAGCAGCACCATTTTTTGGGGTACTTTCCAGATTGTTTTCTGGAAGGGAAAGGTCTTACGCTTTTTAAGGTTGTTTCTGAGTATGTCATGATTGCGTTGTGGTTTACGCTACTCATTCAGGTACAACGCGATAGAGATGAAGATATGCTCCCCTTTCGAAAACCGATTTCCTGGGCACTTGTCCTCAGTGCTCTAGCTGAGTTTTCTTTTACTCTTTATACCGACGTGTACGGGTTTTTCAATATGTTAGGGCACCTTTTTCGATTTATTTCTTATTTCGTTCTCTTGGAGGGGATTGTGGTGGAAAGCATCAGAAAACCTTTTGATGCCCTTCTTTTTGAGATTCAGCGAGAAAAAAGCAGTTCGAAGAAATAGCCAAACGAGATGCCTTAACTGGAGTTTTTAACCGTCACTTCTTCAATCAGTGGGTTAGGGAACACGCTCAGGGTCTGTCTTCCCTGGGTTTGACTTCCACCCTTGGGTTTCTGGACGTGGATAACCTGAAAATGATTAATGATACCTATGGACACCTGACAGGAGACCGGGTACTTTCCTTTGTTGCCAGAATACTTCAGGAAAACCTTCGTAAAGATGTGTTGATTGTCCGA containing:
- a CDS encoding GGDEF domain-containing protein encodes the protein MAKRDALTGVFNRHFFNQWVREHAQGLSSLGLTSTLGFLDVDNLKMINDTYGHLTGDRVLSFVARILQENLRKDVLIVRYGGDEFVVVFPKTRASEACIAIERVQSSMANQNEFSFPVSFSFGVSEFRNLDEVEKILLQADQEMCAMKKARLRM
- a CDS encoding metalloregulator ArsR/SmtB family transcription factor, whose product is MRKYEVIFKALADRKRLRLMVLLLKEQEQFFVCELASALGDSPYNLSKYLKELKMVDLVEEERMGRRVFYRIKPAENDFVEKLYQLLWMIEDEELEGFQQQLRLRKTLRGEDECVI
- a CDS encoding HAD-IIA family hydrolase gives rise to the protein MIAERFRIFLFDLDGVIWRGGKLILDAKEVIMELRKMGKLVRFLTNNPRWSRAEIRERLVAFGVLAELEDVVTASWATGCYLREKGYRNGYILGSDSLKGELEAMGVTETTHAPEVVVVGYDERISFGEITRVVRFIEDGAELVATNPDMAFTLPEGKVPATGAVVKAIESITGRKATVIGKPSPYIFQLLFRELGDIERNNILLVGDSIETDIQGAHGVGITGVLYVTEDTVLPCPQSPGYPDMVIVHLGCIIGRDLTPPKKRAVGMLIRNQINQVLCVRRRDNHLWCLPTGKAENHESEEEAVHRELQEELGIEVKIRGLRAVYLQDPALHFRYPNGDWFHFVVFLFEGFFQEGSVRPCPEEVEAWGFFPEDGLPSPFFHLHQKWIQEMSGRNKEVVL